The Bombus vancouverensis nearcticus chromosome 2, iyBomVanc1_principal, whole genome shotgun sequence genome window below encodes:
- the LOC117163951 gene encoding uncharacterized protein LOC117163951 isoform X2 has product MDNNKEQSIEREMINACTVGKFEIVNKYIEFIEYLINNGADVNKHKDGYTPLMALCNSIKETTEQRIKCLTALIEAGANPNANNKQRQTLLMYACTSQEPEFITELVKYIKNINAYDNRKQTALMYATIANKPEVVKILIENAADVTLTDLNGLTVYDVASMKGYDKILSLLNLDEEVAINTYKIFKVYEWRHMFPSLLNIDNETVDPDVYTILYGMNLEKYTHIFQGISLKTFLTLTENDLIHLGLDINAHRIQFIECLHKFHRKKWSIQSIGAINKSLPYTLYNGIVSLGILSKQIAVIGSSFRYIKNSLLKVNSGDIYLTTERISNYEQELKKVQETLSILKNELMQIKALSKRVEKENDIGIPATYIRPKKRNINWPMCLSITLIAGIYISKTIYIQKLICY; this is encoded by the exons ATGGATAATAATAAAGAACAAAGTATTGAACGTGAGATGATAAATGCATGTACAGTGGGCAAGTTCGAAATTGTAAACAAATATATtgaat TCATTGAGTATCTCATAAACAATGGAGCTGATGTTAATAAGCATAAGG ATGGCTATACACCATTAATGGCATTATGCAATTCTATTAAAGAAACAACAGAACAACGTATAAAATGCTTAACAGCATTAATTGAAGCAGGTGCTAATCCAAATGCAAACAATAAACAAAG ACAAACACTTCTCATGTACGCTTGTACGTCACAAGAACCCGAATTTATAACAGAACtagtgaaatatataaaaaatattaatgcaTATGACAATAGGAAACAAACT GCATTGATGTATGCAACAATAGCTAATAAACCAGAAGTAGTcaaaatattaatagaaaatgcAGCAGATGTTACATTAACTGACTTAAATGGTCTAACTGTATATGATGTAGCTTCTATGAAAGGATATGATAAA ATTTTGTCGCTATTAAATCTCGATGAAGAAGTAGCAATAAatacttataaaatatttaaagtgtATGAGTGGAGACATATGTTTCCATCACTACTTAATATAGACAATGAAACTGTAGATCCTGatgtgtatacaattttatatgggatgaatttagaaaaatatactCATATTTTCCAAGGGATAAGTCTCAaaacatttttaacattaactGAAAATGACTTAATCCACTTAGGATTGGATATTAATGCACATAGAATACAATTTATAGAATGTCTTCATAAATTTCATAGGAAAAAATGGAGTATACAAAGCATTGGTGCTATCAATAAATCGTTACCCTATAC ATTATATAATGGTATAGTCTCATTAGGTATATTATCTAAACAAATTGCTGTTATTGGTTCTAGTTTTCGGTATATTAAAAATAGCTTATTAAAGGTAAATAGTGGAGATATATATTTAACTACTGAACGAATATCTAATTATGAGCAAGAGCTTAAAAAAGTACAAGAGACACTTAGTATTCTAAAAAACGAGCTTATGCAAATAAAAGCACTTTCTAAAAgg GTTGAAAAAGAAAACGATATTGGTATACCCGCAACATATATCAGGCCAAAAAAACGTAACATAAATTGGCCTATGTGTTTAAGCATTACATTAATTGCAGGAATCTATATATCGAAAACAATATATATTCAGAAATTAATATGTTATTGA
- the carmine gene encoding AP-3 complex subunit carmine isoform X2, whose product MIHSLFIINSSGDVFMEKHWKSAVARSLCDYFFDQQRRVLSPEDTPPVIATPHHYLISIYRCNMFFVAVCMTEVPPLFVIEFLHRVVDTFEDYFSECTETIIKENYVVVYELLDEMLDNGFPLATESNILKELIKPPNILRTIANTVTGKSNVSATLPSGQLSNVPWRRTGVKYTNNEAYFDVVEEVDAIIDRTGATVFAEIQGYIDCCIKLSGMPDLTLSFMNPRLFDDVSFHPCVRFKRWESERILSFIPPDGNFRLLSYHIGSQSIVAIPIYVENVTLEIPMPKIVLNCTLTPNQGKYSFDPVSKILLWDIGRIDVSKLPNLRGSITIQNSASIMESNPAINVHFTINQLAVSGLKVNRLDMYGEKYKPFKGVKYITKAGKFQIRM is encoded by the exons atgataCATAGTCTTTTTATTATCAATTCGTCAGG AGATGTTTTCATGGAAAAGCATTGGAAAAGTGCAGTGGCACGGTCACTATGTGACTACTTCTTTGATCAACAGCGAAGAGTTTTATCTCCTGAAGACACACCACCTGTAATAGCTACACCTCATCATTATCTCATTAGTATATATCGTTGTAATATGTTTTTTGTTGCGGTATGCATGACAGAAG ttcCACCATTATTTGTGATAGAATTTTTACACAGAGTAGTGGATACTTTTGAAGACTATTTTAGTGAATGTACAGAAACTATCATAAAAGAAAACTATGTGGTTGTCTATGAATTATTAGATGAAATGTTGGACAATGGTTTTCCATTAGCTACAGAATCTAATATTTTGAAGGAACTTATTAAACCACCAAATATATTAAGAACTATCGCAAATACTGTAACAGGAAAATCTAA tgTTAGTGCAACATTACCAAGTGGACAATTATCTAATGTTCCTTGGAGGCGTACTGGtgttaaatatacaaataatgaAGCATATTTTGATGTTGTAGAAGAAGTTGATGCTATTATAGATAGAACTGGTGCAACTGTGTTTGCAGAAATTCAAGGCTAT ATTGACTGTTGTATAAAATTAAGTGGTATGCCAGATTTAACACTTTCTTTCATGAATCCCAGATTATTTGATGATGTCAGTTTTCATCCTTGTGTTAGATTTAAAAGATGGGAG TCAGAACGAATACTTTCCTTTATTCCACCAGATGGTAATTTTCGTCTTCTTTCTTATCACATAGGATCACAAAGTATTGTGGCAATTCCAATATAT gtAGAAAATGTTACATTAGAAATTCCTATGCCAAAAATAGTTTTAAATTGTACATTAACTCCAAATCAAGGAAAATACTCATTTGATCCTGTGAGCAAAATACTCTTATGGGATATTGGAAGGATAGATGTTTCCAAATTACCGAACTTAAGAGGCTCt atTACTATTCAAAATTCTGCCAGTATAATGGAATCAAATCCTGCAattaat GTTCACTTTACAATCAATCAGTTGGCAGTTTCTGGCTTAAAAGTTAATCGATTGGATATGTACGGAGAAAAATATAAACCATTCAAAGGTGTGAAATATATTACCAAAGCCggaaaatttcaaattagaaTGTAA
- the fws gene encoding conserved oligomeric Golgi complex subunit 5 four way stop isoform X1 — MMDEIKNWEDIENDEFFKQFSDGESKKGDINQMLSVAQQINKLGQAIEILNAELQKQVLANHEDLLSQASWVEKLEGVLSIMQLHVQSLLSAVERLRGKIIDPFNRIETQTIVLARLHETSDLLRRVARMQHLSKRLCSQMTNNMQGPDIIKAANSLHELEQLMMDTDLNGLDVIADDQQVVKSHRTTVQRIATHTLSQGLQTMDRAKVSTAVQVFQNLRVVNGAIDNVIDSALSEIEKIASESLDVTLTTNQDLGKRAAPGRAAIPSPGSSGNLRTRIWENLERLFQDTLYTHCLQIELLQRILLEHHVKELDELSQKFWDRVNTLLSKVLIERAQGSSFVKQALEGEYPKFLRIFLDLRKRLKERLQSISIYKINHNVLLPFENAYLSRSVSRLLDQVHTMFSGEGLPTQDEIDSLIRTVTNELSVSLVDDGLSTVVARNVGKAIRLFCLKCEQGLLVGGEASQVIDSPTTVQQTNVSLANLLYYLSSQVTRVIANLSGLPCEGNSVISVALKEVDVLTKNILSPLLASISDAIESIILTMHDDTEFRDLSSPIGKEINCSLYMRELQGFILRSVNTFLMPYKNQAVVAECCKSVASRCIELFVRHACILRPLTDFGRAKLIVDFSQIEIAVAPLCRGGQLGSSEQQQYRTLRALKALLPLSPDDIVQKVLGGEGECGIPSSLVLLHLFSTAPPELVSPHQSTSWSVGRLSQWMDKHPNERDRLAFCSGPLERYQLTVRQQNLPTFHPLFPLMKKLANLNEH; from the exons ATGAtggatgaaattaaaaattgggAGGATATAGAAAATGATG aattttttaaacaattttctgATGGTGAATCCAAAAAAGGTGATATCAATCAAATGTTATCAGTGGCACAACAGATAAATAAATTAGGACAAg CCATTGAAATATTGAATGCCGAATTACAGAAGCAAGTATTAGCTAATCATGAAGATTTATTGTCACAAGCATCATGGGTAGAAAAATTGGAAGGTGTGCTTTCAATAATGCAGTTACATGTTCAG AGCCTTTTATCAGCTGTAGAACGTTTACGTGGAAAAATTATTGATCCTTTTAATAGAATTGAGACTCAGACAATTGTTCTAGCAAGGCTTCATGAAACTTCTGATTTGCTACGGAGAGTAGCTAGAATGCAACATTTATCAAAACGTTTATGTTCTCAAATGACAAATAATATGCAAGGTCCAGATATCATAAAAGCTGCGAATAGCCTTCATGAACTtg AACAGTTGATGATGGATACAGATTTAAATGGATTAGATGTTATTGCTGATGATCAACAAGTTGTAAAATCTCATAGAACAACAGTACAGAGAATAGCAACTCATACTTTATCTCAAGGTTTACAAACAATGGATAGAGCTAAA GTTAGTACAGCTGTACAGGTATTTCAAAATTTGAGAGTTGTAAATGGAGCTATAGATAATGTCATAGATTCTGCCTTATCAGAGATTGAAAAAATTGCTTCAGAATCATTAGATGTAACTTTAACAACAAATCAAGACCTTGGAAAAAGAGCAGCACCTGGACGAGCTGCTATTCCTTCTCCAGGATCTTCTGGAAATTTACGCACACGAATTTGGGAAAATCTTGAAAGACTTTTTCAAGATACTCTTTATACACACTGTTTACAA ATTGAACTATTGCAAAGAATACTATTAGAACATCATGTAAAGGAATTGGATGAACTATCACAGAAATTTTGGGACAGAGTAAACACTCTGCTTTCTAAAGTATTAATTGAACGTGCACAag GCTCATCATTTGTAAAACAAGCATTAGAAGGTGAATACCCAAAATTTTTGAGAATATTTCTAGACTTGAGAAAACGTCTGAAGGAACGATTACAGAGCATTAGTATTTACAAAATCAA TCATAATGTATTATTACCATTTGAAAACGCATACTTATCTCGTTCAGTATCACGTCTATTAGATCAAGTACATACTATGTTTTCTGGTGAAGGATTACCTACACAGGATGAAATTGATAGTCTTATACGCACAGTAACAAA TGAATTAAGTGTGTCATTGGTTGATGATGGCCTTTCAACAGTAGTTGCTCGTAATGTAGGAAAAGCTATAAGACTCTTTTGCTTAAAATGTGAACAAGGATTACTTGTGGGTGGAGAAGCTAGTCAAGTAATTGATTCTCCAACCACTGTTCAGCAAACAAATGTGTCTCTTGCAAACCTACTTTATTATCTTTCTAGTCAAGTAACTCGTGTAATAGCAAATTTATCTGGTCTCCCATGTGAAGGAAATTCAGTAATTTCTGTAGCTCTTAAAGAAGTAGACGTATTAACAAAAAACATACTATCGCCGTTGTTAGCATCTATTAGTGACGCAATTGAAAGTATTATTTTAACCATGCATGATGATACAGAATTTCGAGA TCTGAGTAGCCCTATAGGAAAAGAAATTAACTGCTCACTCTACATGCGCGAATTGCAAGGATTTATTTTACGTTCTGTAAATACATTTCTTATGCCATATAAAAATCAGGCAGTAGTTGCTGAAtg TTGTAAATCTGTTGCTTCACGGTGCATTGAACTTTTTGTAAGACATGCTTGCATATTAAGACCATTAACCGATTTTGGAAGAGCCAAACTCATTGTTGATTTTAGTCAG ataGAAATAGCTGTTGCTCCATTATGTAGAGGAGGGCAGTTGGGATCATCAGAACAACAACAATATAGAACATTACGAGCATTAAAAGCACTGCTTCCACTTAGCCCGGATGATATCGTCCAGAAAGTTTTAGGAGGGGAAGGGGAATGTGGCATACCTTCCTCTCTTGttcttttacatttattttctaCTGCACCACCTGAATTAGTATCTCCACATCAG AGTACAAGTTGGTCTGTGGGTCGACTATCTCAGTGGATGGATAAACATCCAAATGAAAGAGATAGATTAGCTTTCTGTAGTGGACCACTGGAACGTTATCAGTTAACAGTCAGACAACAAAATCTTCCAACATTCCATCCACTATTTCCATTAATGAAAAAATTAGCTAATTTAAATGAacattaa
- the carmine gene encoding AP-3 complex subunit carmine isoform X1, giving the protein MIHSLFIINSSGDVFMEKHWKSAVARSLCDYFFDQQRRVLSPEDTPPVIATPHHYLISIYRCNMFFVAVCMTEVPPLFVIEFLHRVVDTFEDYFSECTETIIKENYVVVYELLDEMLDNGFPLATESNILKELIKPPNILRTIANTVTGKSNVSATLPSGQLSNVPWRRTGVKYTNNEAYFDVVEEVDAIIDRTGATVFAEIQGYIDCCIKLSGMPDLTLSFMNPRLFDDVSFHPCVRFKRWESERILSFIPPDGNFRLLSYHIGSQSIVAIPIYVRHNISLKELGGGRLDITVGPKQTIGRTVENVTLEIPMPKIVLNCTLTPNQGKYSFDPVSKILLWDIGRIDVSKLPNLRGSITIQNSASIMESNPAINVHFTINQLAVSGLKVNRLDMYGEKYKPFKGVKYITKAGKFQIRM; this is encoded by the exons atgataCATAGTCTTTTTATTATCAATTCGTCAGG AGATGTTTTCATGGAAAAGCATTGGAAAAGTGCAGTGGCACGGTCACTATGTGACTACTTCTTTGATCAACAGCGAAGAGTTTTATCTCCTGAAGACACACCACCTGTAATAGCTACACCTCATCATTATCTCATTAGTATATATCGTTGTAATATGTTTTTTGTTGCGGTATGCATGACAGAAG ttcCACCATTATTTGTGATAGAATTTTTACACAGAGTAGTGGATACTTTTGAAGACTATTTTAGTGAATGTACAGAAACTATCATAAAAGAAAACTATGTGGTTGTCTATGAATTATTAGATGAAATGTTGGACAATGGTTTTCCATTAGCTACAGAATCTAATATTTTGAAGGAACTTATTAAACCACCAAATATATTAAGAACTATCGCAAATACTGTAACAGGAAAATCTAA tgTTAGTGCAACATTACCAAGTGGACAATTATCTAATGTTCCTTGGAGGCGTACTGGtgttaaatatacaaataatgaAGCATATTTTGATGTTGTAGAAGAAGTTGATGCTATTATAGATAGAACTGGTGCAACTGTGTTTGCAGAAATTCAAGGCTAT ATTGACTGTTGTATAAAATTAAGTGGTATGCCAGATTTAACACTTTCTTTCATGAATCCCAGATTATTTGATGATGTCAGTTTTCATCCTTGTGTTAGATTTAAAAGATGGGAG TCAGAACGAATACTTTCCTTTATTCCACCAGATGGTAATTTTCGTCTTCTTTCTTATCACATAGGATCACAAAGTATTGTGGCAATTCCAATATATGTAAGACATAATATTAGTCTCAAGGAATTAGGAGGTGGGAGATTAGACATAACTGTTGGGCCAAAGCAAACCATTGGCAGAACC gtAGAAAATGTTACATTAGAAATTCCTATGCCAAAAATAGTTTTAAATTGTACATTAACTCCAAATCAAGGAAAATACTCATTTGATCCTGTGAGCAAAATACTCTTATGGGATATTGGAAGGATAGATGTTTCCAAATTACCGAACTTAAGAGGCTCt atTACTATTCAAAATTCTGCCAGTATAATGGAATCAAATCCTGCAattaat GTTCACTTTACAATCAATCAGTTGGCAGTTTCTGGCTTAAAAGTTAATCGATTGGATATGTACGGAGAAAAATATAAACCATTCAAAGGTGTGAAATATATTACCAAAGCCggaaaatttcaaattagaaTGTAA
- the fws gene encoding conserved oligomeric Golgi complex subunit 5 four way stop isoform X2: MQLHVQSLLSAVERLRGKIIDPFNRIETQTIVLARLHETSDLLRRVARMQHLSKRLCSQMTNNMQGPDIIKAANSLHELEQLMMDTDLNGLDVIADDQQVVKSHRTTVQRIATHTLSQGLQTMDRAKVSTAVQVFQNLRVVNGAIDNVIDSALSEIEKIASESLDVTLTTNQDLGKRAAPGRAAIPSPGSSGNLRTRIWENLERLFQDTLYTHCLQIELLQRILLEHHVKELDELSQKFWDRVNTLLSKVLIERAQGSSFVKQALEGEYPKFLRIFLDLRKRLKERLQSISIYKINHNVLLPFENAYLSRSVSRLLDQVHTMFSGEGLPTQDEIDSLIRTVTNELSVSLVDDGLSTVVARNVGKAIRLFCLKCEQGLLVGGEASQVIDSPTTVQQTNVSLANLLYYLSSQVTRVIANLSGLPCEGNSVISVALKEVDVLTKNILSPLLASISDAIESIILTMHDDTEFRDLSSPIGKEINCSLYMRELQGFILRSVNTFLMPYKNQAVVAECCKSVASRCIELFVRHACILRPLTDFGRAKLIVDFSQIEIAVAPLCRGGQLGSSEQQQYRTLRALKALLPLSPDDIVQKVLGGEGECGIPSSLVLLHLFSTAPPELVSPHQSTSWSVGRLSQWMDKHPNERDRLAFCSGPLERYQLTVRQQNLPTFHPLFPLMKKLANLNEH, translated from the exons ATGCAGTTACATGTTCAG AGCCTTTTATCAGCTGTAGAACGTTTACGTGGAAAAATTATTGATCCTTTTAATAGAATTGAGACTCAGACAATTGTTCTAGCAAGGCTTCATGAAACTTCTGATTTGCTACGGAGAGTAGCTAGAATGCAACATTTATCAAAACGTTTATGTTCTCAAATGACAAATAATATGCAAGGTCCAGATATCATAAAAGCTGCGAATAGCCTTCATGAACTtg AACAGTTGATGATGGATACAGATTTAAATGGATTAGATGTTATTGCTGATGATCAACAAGTTGTAAAATCTCATAGAACAACAGTACAGAGAATAGCAACTCATACTTTATCTCAAGGTTTACAAACAATGGATAGAGCTAAA GTTAGTACAGCTGTACAGGTATTTCAAAATTTGAGAGTTGTAAATGGAGCTATAGATAATGTCATAGATTCTGCCTTATCAGAGATTGAAAAAATTGCTTCAGAATCATTAGATGTAACTTTAACAACAAATCAAGACCTTGGAAAAAGAGCAGCACCTGGACGAGCTGCTATTCCTTCTCCAGGATCTTCTGGAAATTTACGCACACGAATTTGGGAAAATCTTGAAAGACTTTTTCAAGATACTCTTTATACACACTGTTTACAA ATTGAACTATTGCAAAGAATACTATTAGAACATCATGTAAAGGAATTGGATGAACTATCACAGAAATTTTGGGACAGAGTAAACACTCTGCTTTCTAAAGTATTAATTGAACGTGCACAag GCTCATCATTTGTAAAACAAGCATTAGAAGGTGAATACCCAAAATTTTTGAGAATATTTCTAGACTTGAGAAAACGTCTGAAGGAACGATTACAGAGCATTAGTATTTACAAAATCAA TCATAATGTATTATTACCATTTGAAAACGCATACTTATCTCGTTCAGTATCACGTCTATTAGATCAAGTACATACTATGTTTTCTGGTGAAGGATTACCTACACAGGATGAAATTGATAGTCTTATACGCACAGTAACAAA TGAATTAAGTGTGTCATTGGTTGATGATGGCCTTTCAACAGTAGTTGCTCGTAATGTAGGAAAAGCTATAAGACTCTTTTGCTTAAAATGTGAACAAGGATTACTTGTGGGTGGAGAAGCTAGTCAAGTAATTGATTCTCCAACCACTGTTCAGCAAACAAATGTGTCTCTTGCAAACCTACTTTATTATCTTTCTAGTCAAGTAACTCGTGTAATAGCAAATTTATCTGGTCTCCCATGTGAAGGAAATTCAGTAATTTCTGTAGCTCTTAAAGAAGTAGACGTATTAACAAAAAACATACTATCGCCGTTGTTAGCATCTATTAGTGACGCAATTGAAAGTATTATTTTAACCATGCATGATGATACAGAATTTCGAGA TCTGAGTAGCCCTATAGGAAAAGAAATTAACTGCTCACTCTACATGCGCGAATTGCAAGGATTTATTTTACGTTCTGTAAATACATTTCTTATGCCATATAAAAATCAGGCAGTAGTTGCTGAAtg TTGTAAATCTGTTGCTTCACGGTGCATTGAACTTTTTGTAAGACATGCTTGCATATTAAGACCATTAACCGATTTTGGAAGAGCCAAACTCATTGTTGATTTTAGTCAG ataGAAATAGCTGTTGCTCCATTATGTAGAGGAGGGCAGTTGGGATCATCAGAACAACAACAATATAGAACATTACGAGCATTAAAAGCACTGCTTCCACTTAGCCCGGATGATATCGTCCAGAAAGTTTTAGGAGGGGAAGGGGAATGTGGCATACCTTCCTCTCTTGttcttttacatttattttctaCTGCACCACCTGAATTAGTATCTCCACATCAG AGTACAAGTTGGTCTGTGGGTCGACTATCTCAGTGGATGGATAAACATCCAAATGAAAGAGATAGATTAGCTTTCTGTAGTGGACCACTGGAACGTTATCAGTTAACAGTCAGACAACAAAATCTTCCAACATTCCATCCACTATTTCCATTAATGAAAAAATTAGCTAATTTAAATGAacattaa
- the carmine gene encoding AP-3 complex subunit carmine isoform X3 encodes MIHSLFIINSSGDVFMEKHWKSAVARSLCDYFFDQQRRVLSPEDTPPVIATPHHYLISIYRCNMFFVAVCMTEVPPLFVIEFLHRVVDTFEDYFSECTETIIKENYVVVYELLDEMLDNGFPLATESNILKELIKPPNILRTIANTVTGKSNVSATLPSGQLSNVPWRRTGVKYTNNEAYFDVVEEVDAIIDRTGATVFAEIQGYIDCCIKLSGMPDLTLSFMNPRLFDDVSFHPCVRFKRWESERILSFIPPDGNFRLLSYHIGSQSIVAIPIYITIQNSASIMESNPAINVHFTINQLAVSGLKVNRLDMYGEKYKPFKGVKYITKAGKFQIRM; translated from the exons atgataCATAGTCTTTTTATTATCAATTCGTCAGG AGATGTTTTCATGGAAAAGCATTGGAAAAGTGCAGTGGCACGGTCACTATGTGACTACTTCTTTGATCAACAGCGAAGAGTTTTATCTCCTGAAGACACACCACCTGTAATAGCTACACCTCATCATTATCTCATTAGTATATATCGTTGTAATATGTTTTTTGTTGCGGTATGCATGACAGAAG ttcCACCATTATTTGTGATAGAATTTTTACACAGAGTAGTGGATACTTTTGAAGACTATTTTAGTGAATGTACAGAAACTATCATAAAAGAAAACTATGTGGTTGTCTATGAATTATTAGATGAAATGTTGGACAATGGTTTTCCATTAGCTACAGAATCTAATATTTTGAAGGAACTTATTAAACCACCAAATATATTAAGAACTATCGCAAATACTGTAACAGGAAAATCTAA tgTTAGTGCAACATTACCAAGTGGACAATTATCTAATGTTCCTTGGAGGCGTACTGGtgttaaatatacaaataatgaAGCATATTTTGATGTTGTAGAAGAAGTTGATGCTATTATAGATAGAACTGGTGCAACTGTGTTTGCAGAAATTCAAGGCTAT ATTGACTGTTGTATAAAATTAAGTGGTATGCCAGATTTAACACTTTCTTTCATGAATCCCAGATTATTTGATGATGTCAGTTTTCATCCTTGTGTTAGATTTAAAAGATGGGAG TCAGAACGAATACTTTCCTTTATTCCACCAGATGGTAATTTTCGTCTTCTTTCTTATCACATAGGATCACAAAGTATTGTGGCAATTCCAATATAT atTACTATTCAAAATTCTGCCAGTATAATGGAATCAAATCCTGCAattaat GTTCACTTTACAATCAATCAGTTGGCAGTTTCTGGCTTAAAAGTTAATCGATTGGATATGTACGGAGAAAAATATAAACCATTCAAAGGTGTGAAATATATTACCAAAGCCggaaaatttcaaattagaaTGTAA
- the LOC117163951 gene encoding uncharacterized protein LOC117163951 isoform X1 — protein MDNNKEQSIEREMINACTVGKFEIVNKYIESYDINKFLCDGWTPLLYAAFNAQIKVIEYLINNGADVNKHKDGYTPLMALCNSIKETTEQRIKCLTALIEAGANPNANNKQRQTLLMYACTSQEPEFITELVKYIKNINAYDNRKQTALMYATIANKPEVVKILIENAADVTLTDLNGLTVYDVASMKGYDKILSLLNLDEEVAINTYKIFKVYEWRHMFPSLLNIDNETVDPDVYTILYGMNLEKYTHIFQGISLKTFLTLTENDLIHLGLDINAHRIQFIECLHKFHRKKWSIQSIGAINKSLPYTLYNGIVSLGILSKQIAVIGSSFRYIKNSLLKVNSGDIYLTTERISNYEQELKKVQETLSILKNELMQIKALSKRVEKENDIGIPATYIRPKKRNINWPMCLSITLIAGIYISKTIYIQKLICY, from the exons ATGGATAATAATAAAGAACAAAGTATTGAACGTGAGATGATAAATGCATGTACAGTGGGCAAGTTCGAAATTGTAAACAAATATATtgaat CATATgatataaacaaatttttatgtgATGGATGGACTCCACTTCTGTATGCTGCTTTTAATGCACAAATAAAAGTCATTGAGTATCTCATAAACAATGGAGCTGATGTTAATAAGCATAAGG ATGGCTATACACCATTAATGGCATTATGCAATTCTATTAAAGAAACAACAGAACAACGTATAAAATGCTTAACAGCATTAATTGAAGCAGGTGCTAATCCAAATGCAAACAATAAACAAAG ACAAACACTTCTCATGTACGCTTGTACGTCACAAGAACCCGAATTTATAACAGAACtagtgaaatatataaaaaatattaatgcaTATGACAATAGGAAACAAACT GCATTGATGTATGCAACAATAGCTAATAAACCAGAAGTAGTcaaaatattaatagaaaatgcAGCAGATGTTACATTAACTGACTTAAATGGTCTAACTGTATATGATGTAGCTTCTATGAAAGGATATGATAAA ATTTTGTCGCTATTAAATCTCGATGAAGAAGTAGCAATAAatacttataaaatatttaaagtgtATGAGTGGAGACATATGTTTCCATCACTACTTAATATAGACAATGAAACTGTAGATCCTGatgtgtatacaattttatatgggatgaatttagaaaaatatactCATATTTTCCAAGGGATAAGTCTCAaaacatttttaacattaactGAAAATGACTTAATCCACTTAGGATTGGATATTAATGCACATAGAATACAATTTATAGAATGTCTTCATAAATTTCATAGGAAAAAATGGAGTATACAAAGCATTGGTGCTATCAATAAATCGTTACCCTATAC ATTATATAATGGTATAGTCTCATTAGGTATATTATCTAAACAAATTGCTGTTATTGGTTCTAGTTTTCGGTATATTAAAAATAGCTTATTAAAGGTAAATAGTGGAGATATATATTTAACTACTGAACGAATATCTAATTATGAGCAAGAGCTTAAAAAAGTACAAGAGACACTTAGTATTCTAAAAAACGAGCTTATGCAAATAAAAGCACTTTCTAAAAgg GTTGAAAAAGAAAACGATATTGGTATACCCGCAACATATATCAGGCCAAAAAAACGTAACATAAATTGGCCTATGTGTTTAAGCATTACATTAATTGCAGGAATCTATATATCGAAAACAATATATATTCAGAAATTAATATGTTATTGA